A stretch of Henckelia pumila isolate YLH828 chromosome 4, ASM3356847v2, whole genome shotgun sequence DNA encodes these proteins:
- the LOC140863896 gene encoding voltage-dependent chloride channel 1, chloroplastic-like codes for MATPIPPSPCSSQLSLLKFHPNPLQFPSKNENLHKLAKLVLCSQPTKNTSSSLPNDREPTLFSILRVIPDWADAVKERGMKQKRYLYDHENWVQHRSSFRHVRHFLSSLSSRVILSLIPPVIVFTSVAAIVAGYNTAVSMHWLPEFFPVLSASSLPYQLTAPALALLLVFRTEASYSRFEEGKKAWTKMTAAINDFATQVIASVKSPSDAALKNAILRYIIAFPVALKCHIVYDSDIAKDLQNMLESDDLAVVLSSKHHPNCILEFISQSLQLLDMEDTKRHLLVSKLSCFHEGIGVCEQLMGIPIPLSYTQLTSRFLVMWHFTLPIILWDDCHWIVVPATFISAASLFCIEEVGVLIEEPFSMLALDELCYMVQRNIEEAMVNEPLIQARVKTKTERTHAKNGWPASLERTQTS; via the exons ATGGCAACCCCAATCCCTCCATCTCCATGTTCTTCCCAACTTTCCCTCCTTAAATTCCACCCCAATCCCCTCCAATTCCCCTCCAAGAATGAGAATCTTCACAAACTAGCCAAACTAGTACTCTGCAGCCAGCCCACCAAAAACACAAGCTCCTCACTTCCAAACGATCGAGAACCAACCCTCTTCTCCATTCTACGAGTGATCCCCGATTGGGCGGACGCCGTAAAAGAGCGAGGCATGAAGCAAAAAAGATATCTTTACGACCACGAAAACTGGGTTCAGCACAGAAGCTCCTTCAGGCATGTGAGGCATTTCTTGTCCAGCTTAAGTTCACGCGTTATTCTGTCTTTGATACCACCCGTGATCGTGTTCACGTCCGTTGCAGCGATCGTCGCAGGCTACAATACCGCGGTTTCGATGCATTGGCTCCCGGAGTTTTTCCCTGTTCTGAGTGCCTCGTCTTTGCCTTATCAGCTGACTGCTCCTGCTCTGGCTTTGCTTCTCGTGTTTAGGACCGAGGCTTCGTATTCGAGGTTCGAGGAAGGAAAGAAGGCTTGGACTAAGATGACTGCGGCGATTAATGACTTTGCCACGCAGGTGATTGCTAGTGTGAAGAGTCCAAGTGATGCTGCTCTTAAAAATGCGATTTTGCGGTATATAATTGCGTTCCCAGTTGCTCTCAAG TGTCATATTGTATACGATTCTGATATCGCGAAAGATCTTCAAAATATGCTTGAGTCGGATGATCTAGCCGTGGTTCTCAGTTCAAAACATCATCCCAACTGCATCCTGGAGTTCATCTCTCAAAGCCTTCAGCTGCTAGATATGGAGGACACAAAGCGCCATCTATTG GTGTCAAAACTTTCTTGTTTTCATGAAGGAATTGGGGTGTGTGAACAATTAATGGGCATACCTATTCCTCTGTCATACACTCAATTAACTTCAAGATTTCTAGTCATGTGGCATTTCACTCTCCCCATCATACTTTGGGATGATTGCCATTGGATTGTGGTGCCTGCAACTTTTATAAGTGCTGCTTCTTTATTCTGCATTGAAGAG GTGGGAGTTCTGATTGAAGAACCTTTCTCAATGCTCGCTCTTGATGAATTATGCTATATGGTTCAGAGAAACATCGAAGAGGCTATGGTAAATGAGCCTTTGATTCAAGCTCGAGTGAAGACCAAAACAGAGAGAACTCATGCTAAAAATGGTTGGCCTGCCTCTTTGGAACGCACGCAAACCAGTTGA